A portion of the Sabethes cyaneus chromosome 3, idSabCyanKW18_F2, whole genome shotgun sequence genome contains these proteins:
- the LOC128739148 gene encoding TBC1 domain family member whacked, which produces MATSPTSTNTSNSVSLHRQSSKNADSISLCSTTSAFSTCPDRHGFYGGSQFSEKPAKETLTREQIVAREKKWLHMTNHWQEYMNKNYKKLRERCRKGIPQAVRPRAWFYLTGAYQLHSKYPNRYEELLQQPGNPQIIEEIKKDQHRQFPHHEMFIDEEKPGQRELFNVLKAYSIHNPKVGYCQAQAPIAAFLLMHLPSEQAFWCFVTICDKYLKDYFTPGLEMLQRDAGMLNGLLKKTSPSVYRHLQKHKVDPLLYMTDWFLCAMTRTLPWDTLLRVWDCFLCEGIKILFKVALVILGASLNSHKVRKQANGLCETLAVLRAPPKKYIEADFVMHHIFRLNITVEDFIHEHKKQELLHRKAKVS; this is translated from the exons ATGGCCACTTCGCCAACGTCGACCAACACGTCGAACTCCGTGTCATTACATCGGCAATCAAGCAAAAATGCGGATTCGATTTCGCTCTGCTCGACCACTAGTGCCTTCTCGACGTGTCCAGATCGCCACGGATTCTATGGCGGCAGCCAGTTCTCCGAAAAGCCAGCCAAAGAAACGCTTACTAGGGAGCAGATTGTAGCCCGAGAGAAGAAATGGCTGCACATGACCAATCACTGGCAAGAATATATGAACAAAAACTACAAGAAG CTCCGTGAGCGATGTCGCAAAGGTATTCCTCAAGCTGTACGTCCTAGGGCTTGGTTCTACCTCACCGGTGCCTATCAGTTGCATAGCAAATATCCTAATAGATATGAGGAACTGCTTCAGCAACCGGGTAATCCTCAAATCATAGAAGAGATCAAAAAGGATCAGCACCGACAGTTTCCACATCATGAAATGTTCATCGACGAGGAGAAACCCGGCCAAAGGGAATTGTTCAATGTACTGAAGGCATATTCGATACACAATCCCAAAGTAGGTTACTGCCAGGCTCAAGCCCCGATAGCCGCTTTCCTACTAATGCATTTGCCAAGCGAGCAAGCCTTTTGGTGCTTTGTTACCATTTGCGATAA ATACCTTAAAGACTACTTTACGCCGGGTTTGGAAATGCTGCAACGCGATGCCGGCATGCTGAATGGGCTTCTGAAAAAAACCTCTCCTTCGGTATACCGACATCTTCAAAAGCACAAGGTTGATCCGTTACTCTATATGACGGACTGGTTCTTGTGTGCCATGACCCGCACGCTCCCTTGGGATACGCTACTGCGGGTGTGGGACTGCTTCCTGTGCGAGGgcataaaaattttgttcaaagttGCCTTGGTCATACTCGGCGCTAGCCTCAATTCCCACAAGGTCCGTAAGCAGGCTAATGGATTATGTGAGACGCTAGCGGTGCTGCGTGCGccaccgaaaaagtacattgaGGCGGACTTTGTAATGCACCATATTTTTCGACTGAACATTACCGTGGAAGATTTCATTCATGAACACAAGAAGCAAGAGTTGTTGCACCGAAAGGCAAAGGTATCATAG